TCATCGAGGGGGTGGCCAGCGGCGACGTGTCCGGCGTCGGAATCTGGCGGTTCGCCCGGGAGGACGGCGTGACCGTGGTGCGCTACGAGTGGACGGTGCGCATGGCGGCTCCCCGGATGAAGGTCCTGGCCTGGGTCGCCGGGCCCCTTCTTCGCTGGAACCACAACAAGGTCATGGAATGGGGGGGCAGGGGGCTGGCCAGGCACCTGCGGTCCGATCTGTGCGTGGTCCAGACCGGAGCGCCAAGTGTGGCGCCTACGAAATAAATATCTATTTATTTCGTAGGCAATAATTTAAAATGATTATTTTTATTGTCAAAAACATGTTCATGTTTTTGAGCACGCGACACTAGGGCCTGAAGAAGGCGTCATCGAGCTGGACGTCGGTCTCCAGGTCGTCCATGAGGACCTCTTCCCGCAGGTTCCCGGCTAGGTCGTAGGACCTGGTTTTCAGCGGGAGCCACGTCGTTTCGTCCAGATTGAGCAGGAAACGGTGGGTGCCGTCCAGGG
The DNA window shown above is from Fundidesulfovibrio terrae and carries:
- a CDS encoding SRPBCC family protein → MTRFELVTEWRIGSSLDEVWEAISHCECWPQWWRGLSNVVEVSAGGRDGVGTLFRFSWKGVLPYHLVFDIRTTRVERLRIIEGVASGDVSGVGIWRFAREDGVTVVRYEWTVRMAAPRMKVLAWVAGPLLRWNHNKVMEWGGRGLARHLRSDLCVVQTGAPSVAPTK